A segment of the Amblyomma americanum isolate KBUSLIRL-KWMA chromosome 6, ASM5285725v1, whole genome shotgun sequence genome:
CCACTTGTCGTACTCCCACGAGATCTGAACTGCGGCCGCGTACAACCCGAGCCCGAGTACTGCGGGCACGATCAGGAACGGATAGAAGATGAtccagaacgggctcaggaatATCTTGTGGAAGATGGAGCGCTTTTCGCTGAGCACCACCAGGATGTTGTACCACGTCATGGTGCCCAGGTAGAATGAATTTCCGGCGGAGACGATGAACACGAAGGGGACGAGAACGAAGGAAAGTAGCAGAACGTGCGGGCCTTTGTTGAGGCCGAAGAAACAGTCGTCCTCGTCGTCTTTGATCTTCTGATCCTTGATGCTGCTCTCGATCTCGTCCAGTTCCTCGCGCGAGATGTTCACCTTCATGTCGATCGTGGTGCCTTTCTTCTTGCCCCGCTTGATGGTTCCCGTCATCGTCACGTACCGGCTCCCGTCGGCCCTTAGAGAAGACCGCTCGTTGACGCTGGAGAGTTCTCCGTCCGTACTCGCGTTGTCTGTCGCTTGCGATCTGTCCGTAGTCCACTGGTCCGGATCGCGCTCCTCCGGATCGAGCTGGAACTCAACTGACAGCTTGCGCTGCGGCCTCGCTGGTGCCGAGCCTCCGCTCCGGTCGCTCTCGGGGGTCTTGTCCGGCGTGGTAGCCGCGCTGCATGGCTTCCCCGCCGACGCCACTCGGTAATCGGAGGGTATCCCGTTGTTCTGCTTTGCGCCCGAAGATCTCGGAGACTTGCTGCCGTTTCTTTTACGAGGGGGAATGAACACGGGACGCTCCACCTCGGTCATATCGAGCGCTTCGCTGTCGGTCAGGGTCGCGCGGAACGCTCGTTTGGTCCCGGAAGCGGGTCCGGCAGTGCGTGCCGGTCGCTATTCGAAGGAAGACGGCTGGGGTATCAGAAACTAACGCGAACACCAGGAGCCTTCATTGTGGAGCTACAAGGAACCAAGCTGTCATCGCGACTCTACCAAACGTCAACAAATGATCAACAACAACAAATCCGTAAAAAACAAAGCATACACAAAAAATCTATGATGGTGAGTGCGATGACGCTGTTGGAGATATTGCAAGGCTTGCAATAGTTTTATGTAAAGCTGTAAAGCATGATGATAAGCGCCAAGTTCATTACGCATTATAAAGAAAGTAAAAGAAATAGCATGTAGCTTTGCAAGGTTACAGATGGTTACGCTTCAAAAAACTAAAGTGCCCCTGCTTACTGTTTTCCGAAAACGAAACTGAGCCGCAAGAGTACAATCAAAAGTAGAACCTCGTCGACTTTTCAAAAGTTGTTATTTAATGAGCGTAGCCTATTTCTTGTGATTTCTTTTAATTGTTGCAATAAAGTGTGTCAAAgtaacaacaaaataaaaacgaaaccgaaactggatTGCACAGCTGGCTTGGCTTGGCGCAT
Coding sequences within it:
- the LOC144093826 gene encoding transmembrane protein 169, which encodes MTEVERPVFIPPRKRNGSKSPRSSGAKQNNGIPSDYRVASAGKPCSAATTPDKTPESDRSGGSAPARPQRKLSVEFQLDPEERDPDQWTTDRSQATDNASTDGELSSVNERSSLRADGSRYVTMTGTIKRGKKKGTTIDMKVNISREELDEIESSIKDQKIKDDEDDCFFGLNKGPHVLLLSFVLVPFVFIVSAGNSFYLGTMTWYNILVVLSEKRSIFHKIFLSPFWIIFYPFLIVPAVLGLGLYAAAVQISWEYDKWKREVPDWEKGFYGWLCCFLHMEECSPYEVVVLSDVQPADETQPQKSTADTPV